The following proteins come from a genomic window of Nitrososphaerota archaeon:
- a CDS encoding RsmB/NOP family class I SAM-dependent RNA methyltransferase, giving the protein MSYNMFNENFLEYLKELLGNELEIFLENSMKPLKESIRVNTLKISCDSLKKILIEKGWKIENIPWVDYGFWINYSSEDIGQTLEHSLGYYYIQGAMSMLPVEILDPKPGELVLDLCAAPGSKTTQISQKMQGKGIIVANDVNIKRIKALSSNIQKCFAINVIISMKDGRFFFKNFKNVFDKVLVDAPCSSTGIIRKSWKVAKKWNIKTIERLSKYQTQLLLSGFDCLKEGGVLIYSTCSICPEENERCINNLLKIRNSAYVEEINIKNIKYENGIKNWRSEEYDKEVTKCIRIYPHHNDSEGFFIAKIVKKYD; this is encoded by the coding sequence ATGTCATACAATATGTTTAATGAAAATTTTTTAGAATATTTAAAAGAATTACTTGGAAATGAATTAGAAATTTTTTTAGAAAATTCTATGAAACCTCTTAAAGAAAGCATTAGAGTAAATACATTGAAAATTTCATGCGACTCTTTAAAAAAAATATTGATTGAAAAAGGTTGGAAAATTGAAAATATTCCTTGGGTAGATTATGGTTTTTGGATTAATTATTCTTCAGAAGATATTGGTCAAACTCTCGAGCATTCTTTAGGGTATTATTATATTCAAGGGGCAATGTCCATGCTACCTGTTGAAATATTAGATCCAAAACCAGGAGAATTAGTTCTTGATTTATGTGCAGCACCTGGAAGCAAAACAACACAAATTTCTCAAAAGATGCAAGGTAAAGGTATAATTGTTGCTAATGATGTAAATATAAAAAGGATTAAAGCCTTATCTTCAAATATTCAAAAATGCTTTGCAATAAATGTTATAATTTCAATGAAAGATGGGAGGTTCTTCTTCAAAAATTTTAAGAATGTTTTTGATAAAGTTTTAGTTGATGCTCCATGTAGTTCAACAGGAATAATAAGAAAGTCTTGGAAAGTAGCAAAAAAATGGAATATAAAAACTATTGAAAGATTGTCAAAATATCAAACACAACTTTTATTATCTGGCTTTGATTGTTTAAAAGAAGGGGGAGTGCTTATTTATTCTACATGTAGCATATGTCCTGAAGAAAATGAAAGATGTATAAACAATTTATTAAAGATAAGAAATAGTGCATATGTCGAAGAAATAAATATTAAAAATATAAAATATGAGAATGGTATAAAAAATTGGAGAAGTGAAGAATATGATAAAGAAGTTACAAAATGCATACGTATATATCCTCATCATAATGATAGTGAAGGATTTTTTATAGCAAAAATAGTGAAAAAGTATGATTAA